A genomic window from Prunus persica cultivar Lovell chromosome G2, Prunus_persica_NCBIv2, whole genome shotgun sequence includes:
- the LOC18780270 gene encoding receptor-like protein 12 isoform X1 — translation MKGDGRCLKLFLALSILFLQNVKGGEVGHSHNHSHSHSLRDAKVTVRCIERERQALLAFKRGLVDEFNLLSTWGSEAEKQDCCRWEGVYCSNQTGHVIQLHLGYSFLDEMFQPAFEYSFQGKMISPKLIELQHLQYLHLASIDFNESQIPDFIGSLTNLRYLSFHSCHLVGQIPSSFGNLTQLQYLDLSYNYQLQPENLNWLVALSSLTDLGLASFDFNWSQIPDFIGSLTNLRNLKLSSCNLVGPIPSSFGNLTQLQHLDLANNQLQPENLNWPPALSSLTDLDLSGNNQNTVLDLASIDFNGSQIPDFIGSLANLRYLSLSSCNLVGQIPSLFGNLTQLQHLDLSGNHLQAENLNWLPALSSLTYLDLSGANLSTVFDWPEAVLNKLPKLEELTLVNCSLPPPPPPPPTLYKTNSSTSLAYVDLSDNHLTSSIFLWLSNYSTSLVALGLSNNHLSGFIPNFIGNMSSLVDLDLSDNQIKGANPNSFARLCNLQTLQLQRNHLSGQLSQLLPRCAQNSLEELYLSNNVLAGSLNNLTSFSSLEVLHLSANQLSGKIPESVGQMSQLYDIDFSMNSLEGVVSETHFSKLSKLEYLDLSSNSLVLNFSSNWVPPFQLRYINLTSCKVGPLFPKWLQTQKHFSLLDISNAGISDSLPSWFWSNFRSADIINLSQNLIRGILTNLTAEFPFYAELHLSSNQIEGPIPSILSQASYLDLSNNNISGSLSFLCASADMSYLNLSSNSFSGELPDCWSHLENNLVMLDLSNNAFSGKIPMTIGSLFQMQTLKLRSNRFVGELPSSLKNCTSLEVIDLGDNKLSGPIPTWLGVSFNNLVILMLSSNHFNGSMPSQLCHLTRIQIMDFSVNNISGSIPKCLNNLTTLAQKGNPSLSSRHSYTRLMGNNTAASANYEDDASFIWKGRMQTYKSTLGLVKRIDLSSNRLTGEIPSEITHLVELVSLNLSRNRLTGQITPEIGNLQSLDSLDLSRNQIDGRIPTSLARIDRLSFLDLSYNNLSGKIPTGTQLQSFDPLDYAENPQLCGPPLKKMCADQNEPLSNEEDKDEFITLGFYISMGIGFAAGFWGVCGTLIFNRSWRYAYLKFLNGLNDWLYVKIALSKRQLKLAYA, via the coding sequence ATGAAGGGCGACGGAAGGTGCTTGAAACTCTTTCTTGCATTATCGATCCTTTTCCTACAAAACGTAAAAGGAGGAGAAGTTGGCCACAGCCACAACCACAGCCACAGTCACAGCCTCAGAGATGCTAAAGTGACAGTGAGGTGCATAGAGAGGGAAAGGCAAGCACTACTTGCATTCAAACGTGGCCTGGTGGATGAGTTCAATCTACTCTCAACTTGGGGTTCAGAAGCCGAAAAACAAGATTGTTGCAGATGGGAAGGAGTCTATTGTAGCAACCAAACTGGCCATGTGATTCAACTTCATCTTGGATATTCTTTCCTTGATGAGATGTTTCAACCTGCTTTTGAATATTCTTTCCAAGGTAAGATGATTAGTCCTAAACTGATTGAGTTGCAGCATTTACAATATTTGCACCTTGCATCCATTGATTTCAATGAGAGCCAAATTCCTGATTTCATTGGTTCTCTAACCAATCTAAGATACCTCAGTTTCCATTCCTGTCATTTGGTTGGTCAAATTCCAAGTTCGTTTGGAAACCTCACGCAATTGCAATATCTCGACCTCAGCTATAATTATCAGCTTCAACCAGAAAATCTCAATTGGCTCGTTgctctttcttctttaacGGATTTGGGCCTTGCATCCTTTGATTTCAATTGGAGCCAAATTCCAGATTTCATTGGTTCTCTAACCAATCTAAGAAACCTCAAACTCTCTTCCTGTAATTTGGTTGGTCCAATTCCAAGTTCGTTTGGAAACCTCACACAATTGCAACATCTCGACCTCGCCAATAATCAGCTTCAACCAGAAAATCTCAATTGGCCCCCCgctctttcttctttaacAGATTTGGACCTAAGCGGAAACAATCAAAATACTGTTTTGGACCTTGCATCGATTGATTTCAATGGGAGTCAAATTCCAGATTTCATTGGTTCTCTAGCTAATCTAAGGTACCTCAGTCTCAGTTCCTGTAATTTGGTTGGTCAAATTCCCAGTTTGTTTGGAAACCTCACGCAATTGCAACATCTCGACCTTAGCGGTAATCATCTTCAAGCAGAAAATCTCAATTGGCTCCCTgctctttcttctttaacGTATTTGGACCTAAGCGGAGCCAATCTCAGTACTGTTTTCGATTGGCCAGAAGCAGTACTTAATAAGCTCCCTAAACTAGAAGAGTTGACCTTGGTGAACTGTagtcttcctcctcctcctcctcctcctcctactctttacaaaacaaattctTCTACATCTCTTGCGTATGTTGATCTCTCTGACAACCATCTCACTTCTTCAATATTTCTTTGGTTGTCCAACTACAGTACAAGCCTTGTTGCTCTTGGCCTCTCCAACAATCATCTATCTGGTTTCATTCccaatttcattggaaacATGAGCTCTCTTGTGGATCTGGATCTCTCTGATAACCAGATTAAAGGAGCGAATCCAAATTCGTTTGCAAGGCTGTGTAATTTGCAAACATTGCAGCTTCAAAGAAATCATCTGAGTGGACAATTATCTCAACTATTGCCTAGATGTGCTCAAAACTCATTAGAGGAATTGTACCTCTCTAATAATGTTCTTGCGGGGTCATTAAACAATCTTACAAGCTTCTCATCTTTGGAAGTCTTGCATCTTAGCGCCAATCAATTAAGCGGAAAAATACCTGAAAGTGTTGGGCAAATGTCCCAACTGTATGACATTGATTTCAGCATGAACTCTTTGGAAGGGGTGGTTTCAGAAACTCATTtctcaaaactctccaaatTAGAATATTTGGATTTATCCTCTAACTCACTAGTTTTAAACTTTAGTTCTAATTGGGTTCCTCCCTTCCAGTTGAGATACATAAATTTGACGTCCTGCAAGGTCGGTCCCCTTTTCCCAAAATggcttcaaactcaaaaacattTTTCCCTGCTTGATATTTCTAATGCTGGAATATCTGATAGCCTTCCaagttggttttggagtaattTTCGTAGCGCAGACATTATTAATCTCTCACAGAATCTAATCAGAGGAATACTTACAAATTTGACAGCAGAATTTCCATTTTACGCAGAACTACATTTAAGTTCGAACCAAATAGAAGGTCCAATTCCCTCAATTCTATCACAAGCCTCATATCTGGATCTCTCTAATAATAACATTTCAGGGTCGCTTTCTTTCCTATGTGCAAGTGCAGATATGAGTTATCTTAATCTTTCAAGCAACAGTTTTTCTGGAGAACTTCCGGATTGCTGGAGCCATTTGGAGAATAATCTAGTCATGCTTGATTTGAGTAACAACGCTTTTTCCGGAAAAATTCCCATGACAATAGGCTCTTTATTTCAAATGCAAACTTTGAAATTAAGAAGCAACCGATTTGTTGGAGAATTGCCTTCATCGTTGAAGAACTGCACAAGTTTAGAGGTTATTGATCTGGGAGATAATAAATTATCAGGACCAATACCTACATGGTTAGGTGTGAGCTTCAATAATTTGGTTATCCTGATGCTTTCCTCTAATCACTTCAATGGAAGCATGCCCTCGCAATTATGTCATCTAACACGAATTCAAATTATGGATTTTTCTGTGAACAACATCTCTGGAAGCATACCCAAATGCCTCAACAATTTGACTACTCTGGCTCAAAAAGGAAATCCAAGTCTATCCAGTAGACATTCTTATACGAGACTTATGGGTAATAACACAGCTGCTAGTGCTAATTATGAGGATGATGCAAGCTTCATATGGAAAGGAAGAATGCAGACATACAAAAGCACTTTGGGACTTGTGAAAAGAATTGATCTCTCAAGCAATAGATTAACAGGGGAGATTCCAAGTGAAATCACTCATCTTGTTGAGTTGGTTTCTTTAAACCTTTCAAGAAACCGGTTAACAGGTCAAATAACTCCAGAGATTGGAAATTTGCAGTCATTGGATTCTCTTGATTTGTCAAGAAACCAGATAGATGGAAGAATTCCGACAAGCCTTGCTCGGATAGATCGTCTTAGTTTCTTGGACCTGTCATATAACAACTTGTCTGGCAAAATACCAACAGGCACTCAGCTCCAAAGCTTTGATCCCCTTGATTATGCTGAAAATCCTCAACTATGTGGACCTCCACTTAAAAAGATGTGTGCTGATCAAAATGAGCCATTGAGCAATGAAGAGGATAAGGATGAGTTTATAACACTGGGATTTTACATCAGTATGGGGATTGGATTTGCTGCTGGATTTTGGGGAGTTTGCGGCACTTTGATATTCAATAGGTCATGGAGATATGCATACTTGAAGTTCTTGAATGGTTTAAATGATTGGCTCTATGTGAAGATAGCTTTGAGCAAGCGGCAACTAAAGCTAGCATATGCTTAG
- the LOC109947325 gene encoding uncharacterized protein LOC109947325 translates to MPDSLPFTSLITHFAMASHVPVEPTDKLYAPWSPLDNMDIFGYSFTPCSPAVKQPQAVVSHTPSMALLTNDVAEHRGDVHPVSTHSVIPCSSKQPFAEIMEAEEENNGNLIPNSHACINPLTSTSDSHPNKKAKKDTLEHVAGEVSKLLQEFLASQMKQLKGEEVLGVVSKIPNLSRLQVFKAVRIILSGNPEEFSLLKSLPDVEKTEWILLLISQSKGKEESLRCAIPSGHGAFRVQLRDLN, encoded by the exons ATGCCCGACTCCCTGCCTTTTACATCCTTGATCACGCACTTCGCCATGGCTTCTCACGTGCCAGTTGAGCCTACGGATAAGCTTTATGCTCCTTGGTCGCCTTTGGACAACATGGATATTTTTGGCTATAGCTTTACTCCATGTTCTCCAGCAGTCAAGCAGCCTCAAGCGGTGGTGAGCCATACGCCCAGCATGGCCCTACTTACCAATGACGTTGCTGAGCACAGGGGTGATGTGCACCCCGTTTCCACCCACTCGGTCATCCCATGTTCTTCGAAACAGCCATTTGCAG AAATAATGGaggctgaagaagaaaataacggCAATTTGATTCCTAACTCGCATGCTTGCATAAATCCGTTAACTTCAACTTCTGACTCGCATCCAAATAAGAAAGCGAAAAAAGATACATTGGAACATGTAGCTGGTGAGGTGTCAAAGTTACTGCAGGAGTTTTTGGCGAGTCAAATGAAACAGCTCAAAGGAGAGGAGGTCCTTGGAGTGGTTTCAAAGATACCTAACCTCAGTAGATTGCAAGTTTTTAAGGCTGTACGCATAATATTGAGTGGTAACCCAGAAGAATTCTCTCTATTGAAATCTCTTCCTGATGTTGAGAAGACAGAGTGGATACTCTTACTTATTAGTCAATCTAAAG gaaaagaagaaagtttgAGATGCGCTATCCCTTCTGGCCATG GAGCTTTTAGGGTTCAACTGAGAGATTTGAACTGA
- the LOC18780270 gene encoding receptor-like protein 12 isoform X2 encodes MKGDGRCLKLFLALSILFLQNVKGGEVGHSHNHSHSHSLRDAKVTVRCIERERQALLAFKRGLVDEFNLLSTWGSEAEKQDCCRWEGVYCSNQTGHVIQLHLGYSFLDEMFQPAFEYSFQDMSYLNLSSNSFSGELPDCWSHLENNLVMLDLSNNAFSGKIPMTIGSLFQMQTLKLRSNRFVGELPSSLKNCTSLEVIDLGDNKLSGPIPTWLGVSFNNLVILMLSSNHFNGSMPSQLCHLTRIQIMDFSVNNISGSIPKCLNNLTTLAQKGNPSLSSRHSYTRLMGNNTAASANYEDDASFIWKGRMQTYKSTLGLVKRIDLSSNRLTGEIPSEITHLVELVSLNLSRNRLTGQITPEIGNLQSLDSLDLSRNQIDGRIPTSLARIDRLSFLDLSYNNLSGKIPTGTQLQSFDPLDYAENPQLCGPPLKKMCADQNEPLSNEEDKDEFITLGFYISMGIGFAAGFWGVCGTLIFNRSWRYAYLKFLNGLNDWLYVKIALSKRQLKLAYA; translated from the exons ATGAAGGGCGACGGAAGGTGCTTGAAACTCTTTCTTGCATTATCGATCCTTTTCCTACAAAACGTAAAAGGAGGAGAAGTTGGCCACAGCCACAACCACAGCCACAGTCACAGCCTCAGAGATGCTAAAGTGACAGTGAGGTGCATAGAGAGGGAAAGGCAAGCACTACTTGCATTCAAACGTGGCCTGGTGGATGAGTTCAATCTACTCTCAACTTGGGGTTCAGAAGCCGAAAAACAAGATTGTTGCAGATGGGAAGGAGTCTATTGTAGCAACCAAACTGGCCATGTGATTCAACTTCATCTTGGATATTCTTTCCTTGATGAGATGTTTCAACCTGCTTTTGAATATTCTTTCCAAG ATATGAGTTATCTTAATCTTTCAAGCAACAGTTTTTCTGGAGAACTTCCGGATTGCTGGAGCCATTTGGAGAATAATCTAGTCATGCTTGATTTGAGTAACAACGCTTTTTCCGGAAAAATTCCCATGACAATAGGCTCTTTATTTCAAATGCAAACTTTGAAATTAAGAAGCAACCGATTTGTTGGAGAATTGCCTTCATCGTTGAAGAACTGCACAAGTTTAGAGGTTATTGATCTGGGAGATAATAAATTATCAGGACCAATACCTACATGGTTAGGTGTGAGCTTCAATAATTTGGTTATCCTGATGCTTTCCTCTAATCACTTCAATGGAAGCATGCCCTCGCAATTATGTCATCTAACACGAATTCAAATTATGGATTTTTCTGTGAACAACATCTCTGGAAGCATACCCAAATGCCTCAACAATTTGACTACTCTGGCTCAAAAAGGAAATCCAAGTCTATCCAGTAGACATTCTTATACGAGACTTATGGGTAATAACACAGCTGCTAGTGCTAATTATGAGGATGATGCAAGCTTCATATGGAAAGGAAGAATGCAGACATACAAAAGCACTTTGGGACTTGTGAAAAGAATTGATCTCTCAAGCAATAGATTAACAGGGGAGATTCCAAGTGAAATCACTCATCTTGTTGAGTTGGTTTCTTTAAACCTTTCAAGAAACCGGTTAACAGGTCAAATAACTCCAGAGATTGGAAATTTGCAGTCATTGGATTCTCTTGATTTGTCAAGAAACCAGATAGATGGAAGAATTCCGACAAGCCTTGCTCGGATAGATCGTCTTAGTTTCTTGGACCTGTCATATAACAACTTGTCTGGCAAAATACCAACAGGCACTCAGCTCCAAAGCTTTGATCCCCTTGATTATGCTGAAAATCCTCAACTATGTGGACCTCCACTTAAAAAGATGTGTGCTGATCAAAATGAGCCATTGAGCAATGAAGAGGATAAGGATGAGTTTATAACACTGGGATTTTACATCAGTATGGGGATTGGATTTGCTGCTGGATTTTGGGGAGTTTGCGGCACTTTGATATTCAATAGGTCATGGAGATATGCATACTTGAAGTTCTTGAATGGTTTAAATGATTGGCTCTATGTGAAGATAGCTTTGAGCAAGCGGCAACTAAAGCTAGCATATGCTTAG